Genomic window (Procambarus clarkii isolate CNS0578487 chromosome 87, FALCON_Pclarkii_2.0, whole genome shotgun sequence):
ATGGGTTGGTATCATAGCCTGATGATGGGTTGGTATCATAGCCTGATGATGGGTTGGTATCATAGCCTGATGATGGGTTGGTATCATAGCCTGATGATGGGTTGGTATCATAGCCTGATGATGGGTTGGTATCATAGCCTGATGATGGGTTGGTATCATAGCCTGATGATGGGTTGGTATCATAGCCTGATGATGGGTTGGTATCATAGCCTGATGATGGGTTGGTATCATAGCCTGATGATGGGTTGGTATCATAGCCTGATGATGGGTTGGTATCATAGCCTGATGATGGGTTGGTATCATAGCCTGATGATGGGTTGGTATCATAGCCTGATGATGGGTTGGTATCATAGCCTGATGATGGGTTGGTATCATAGCCTGATGATGGGTTGGTACTACGATATTTCTCTTGGAGGGTAAAGTGTTATTGCTGGAGTTGATAATGCGGTGTACTATTAAGAAGTGTTATAGGACTGAAAGTgttggcctggggccagattcacgaagcagttacgcaagcacttacgaacctgtacatcttttctcgatctttggcggctttgtttacaattattaaacagttaatgagctccgaagcaccaggaggctgtttataacaataacaacagttgattggcaagtttgcatgtttgtaaactgtgaaataaatgtaacaaaagccgccaaagattgagaaaagatgtacaggttcgtaagtgtgtgcgtaactgcttcgtgaatctgg
Coding sequences:
- the LOC123746984 gene encoding small proline-rich protein 3-like, encoding MQTICLSTYSTLSGHFFTVVMAQYNERIEKTALSPEKYRSTNPSSGYDTNPSSGYDTNPSSGYDTNPSSGYDTNPSSGYDTNPSSGYDTNPSSGYDTNPSSGYDTNPSSGYDTNPSSGYDTNPSSGYDTNPSSGYDTNPSSGYDTNPSSGYDTNPSSGYDTNPSSGYDTNPSSGYDTNPSSGYDTNPSSDYDTNPSSGYDIYTHTRIINFNMLKPNEENENPNPENMKPNKRNKKSNEVTEKPDEGSEMVLENSKRPN